The DNA window CACCAGGCCTGGCGGTCCTCCGCGTTGGCGATGATCCGGCCAGTGCGGTCTACGTCCGCAACAAAGAGAAGGCCTGTGCGCGCATCGGGGTGGAAAGCTTTGGCTCCCATCTCCCGGCCAATGCATCACAGCAGGAGGTGCTGACAGCGATTCGCGCGCTCAATGCGGATCAGCGGGTGGATGGAATCCTGCTTCAGCTGCCCCTACCGGAGGGGCTGGATGAGACGCCTCTCCTGGCTGAAATCGATCCCGACAAAGATGCCGATGGACTGCACACCTTGAATCTTGGGCGGCTGTTGAAGGGTGAGCAGGGCCCACGCAGCTGCACACCGGCTGGCGTGATGGTGATGCTCCGTGATCAAGGCATCGATCCCGCCGGCAAGCGTGCCGTTGTGGTGGGGCGGAGCATCCTGGTGGGTCAGCCGATGGCCCTGATGCTTCAGGCGGCGAACGCCACCGTCACGGTGGCCCATTCGCGCACGCAAGATCTCGCATCGATTACCCGTCAGGCCGAGATTCTTGTGGTCGCCGCAGGGCGTCCTGAAATGATCGGTGCAGACCACATCACTCCTGGTTGCGTGGTGGTGGATGTGGGGATTCATCGCCGCCCTGAGGGCGGACTGTGCGGTGATGTGCGTGCTGAGGAGCTCGAACCGGTTGCTGCAGCGCTCTCTCCAGTTCCTGGAGGAGTGGGCCCGATGACGGTGACGATGTTGCTGGTCAACACTGTGGTGGCCTGGTGTCGACGCCATCAGGTTGCGTTGGACTTGTCCGATTTGGTGGTCTGAACCCCTCGGCCTGAGAGAATTCCCTCAGCACTTCGCTCACCATGTCCGCTGCGGCCACTAGCCCCGAAAGCGTGCCGTCCTCCGGTGAGCTCCCCTCCAGCTTTGATTTTGCGGCTTACCTAAAGCTTTCCCGCGATCGCGTGGAGATCGCTCTGGATGCCTCGATGGGCCCCGAGCGTCCTGAATCTTTGCGCGATGCCATGCGCTACTCCCTTCTGGCGGGGGGGAAACGCTTGCGCCCGATCTTGTGCCTGGCGGCGTGTGAATTAGTAGGGGGGTCGCCCGAGCTTGCGATGCCAACGGCGGTGGCTCTGGAGATGATCCACACCATGTCGTTGATTCACGACGATTTGCCCGCCATGGACAACGATGACCTGCGCAGGGGGCGTCCGACCAACCACAAGGTGTACGGCGATGCCATGGCCATCCTTGCGGGTGATGCCATGCTCAGCCGTGCTTTTGAAATGGTGGCTGTTCGCAGTGCCAACGTTCCCGCGGAGCGCTTGTTGCGGGTTGTCGGTGAATTGGCGCTCGTGTCGGGTGCCCCCGGATTGGTCGGAGGTCAGGTGGTTGATCTTGAATCCGAGGGTCAAGCGGTTGATCTCGAGACGCTTGAGTACATCCACCTCCATAAAACCGCGGCCTTGCTGCGTGCCTGTGTGGTGACCGGAGCTCTGATCGGCGGCGCGAGTGATCAGCAACTGCAGGCGATGCGCACCTACGCCAACGGTATTGGTTTGGCCTTCCAGATCATTGACGACATCCTCGATGTCACTGCCAGCAGCGAGGTGCTAGGCAAAACGGCAGGTAAGGATCTTCTCGCCGATAAAACCACCTATCCCAAACTTCTGGGCCTTGAAGCTTCGCGCGAGAAGGCGTTGCAGTTGGTGCGGGAGTCCAAGGCGGCTCTCGACCCATGGCGGGACAAGGCGGCGCCCCTGTTGGCTCTCGCCGATTACGTGGCGAGTCGCGATTGTTGACCATGGTGATTTCAATGATGTCGACCCTGTCTATGCCTGCACAGATCTTGGATAATGCTGTGCTCGCCTGGGGATTGGCGGCTTGCGGCTTGGCACAGTTCTCCAAGCTGTTCCTTGAATTGGTGCTGAATCGGCGCTGGAGGCCGGCGGTGTTGGTTGAAACCGGAGGAATGCCTTCCAGTCATTCGGCATTGGTCACAGGTACAGCCGCTGGCGTGGGCTGGCAGATCGGTTTTGATCAGCCTGCGTTTGCGCTGGCTGCCACGGTGGCTTTTGTGGTGATGTACGACGCCAGTGGGGTGCGCCGGGCGGCAGGATTCACGGCTGCACGCCTCAATGAATTGCCTGACTCGCTCTGGCCTAACCAACCGGAGAAGCCACTCAAAGAACGGCTCGGTCACACCCGAACGGAGGTGTTGGTGGGCAGTTTGCTGGGACCTTTAATCGCCCTACCTGGACTCTTTTTTGTGGGGTCGCCCCTGCATTTGGCCCAAACGTTTGGTTTGTTCAGCGGGTGAGCAGGCTGAAGCCGTCTGAGGCCACTCTTACCGACGATCAGCAGACAGCAGCTGCATTGTTTGAGACGTGGTTAGCAAGCGAAGACCCTGGCGTTCCGTTTGTGTTGAGCGGTTATGCCGGCAGCGGCAAAACCTTCCTGTCGATGCGCTTGCTGCGCCAAGTGGAAGCCACAGGCCTGTGTTGGACCGTTGTAGCTCCTACCCATAAAGCGGTGGGTGTGTTGCGCCATGCCCTTGATTTAGAGGGCCTTCATCCCACCTGGTACCCCTCCACCATCCATCGACTCTTGCGTCTCAAGTTGCGACGCCAGGGGGATCGGGAGGTTTGCGAATCCACGGAACAAACGGCGGCATCGTTGGAACATCTCGGCCTGGTCTTGGTCGATGAGTCCTCCATGGTCGATAGCTCGCTGTTGTCGGTCGCACTGCAGTGCGCGCATCCTTTCAAGACTCGGCTGGTGTTCGTTGGCGATCCGGCCCAGCTTCCGCCGGTGGGGGAAGCGGATAGCCCGGTGTTCTCCATGGACCGTGCGATCACGGCGTCGCTAAAGCAAGTGGTGCGTCATCAAGGCCCAGTGCTTCAGCTGGCGAGCTGCCTGCGCGATGGACGCTTGCCCTGTGAGCTGCCGCCCTTGATGCCACCGCTGCGCAGCGAATTGGGCCAGGTGGGTGTGCTCAATCGCTCGGCTTGGCTGATCCAGGCTCAAGAGGGTCTGCGCCGTGCTGCGGCCTGTGATAACCCTGATGCAGCACGCATTCTTTGCTACACCAATCGCACCCTGGATGCGCTTGTGCCCCATGCGCGACGGGCCATTCATGGTGAGATGGCCGATCAGATGGCCGTTCTTCCAGGTGAAGTTCTGATCAGCCGGACGGCGGTGATGGCCCCTGCCTCCCGCGACGGCGCAGAGACAGGGGAAGAACCCGATCTGGTGCTCGGCTCGAATCGTGAAGTGGTGGTGGAGGATGTCACCCCCGAACGCTGTGATC is part of the Synechococcus sp. WH 8016 genome and encodes:
- a CDS encoding divergent PAP2 family protein, coding for MVISMMSTLSMPAQILDNAVLAWGLAACGLAQFSKLFLELVLNRRWRPAVLVETGGMPSSHSALVTGTAAGVGWQIGFDQPAFALAATVAFVVMYDASGVRRAAGFTAARLNELPDSLWPNQPEKPLKERLGHTRTEVLVGSLLGPLIALPGLFFVGSPLHLAQTFGLFSG
- the crtE gene encoding geranylgeranyl diphosphate synthase CrtE, with the translated sequence MSAAATSPESVPSSGELPSSFDFAAYLKLSRDRVEIALDASMGPERPESLRDAMRYSLLAGGKRLRPILCLAACELVGGSPELAMPTAVALEMIHTMSLIHDDLPAMDNDDLRRGRPTNHKVYGDAMAILAGDAMLSRAFEMVAVRSANVPAERLLRVVGELALVSGAPGLVGGQVVDLESEGQAVDLETLEYIHLHKTAALLRACVVTGALIGGASDQQLQAMRTYANGIGLAFQIIDDILDVTASSEVLGKTAGKDLLADKTTYPKLLGLEASREKALQLVRESKAALDPWRDKAAPLLALADYVASRDC
- a CDS encoding AAA family ATPase — its product is MSRLKPSEATLTDDQQTAAALFETWLASEDPGVPFVLSGYAGSGKTFLSMRLLRQVEATGLCWTVVAPTHKAVGVLRHALDLEGLHPTWYPSTIHRLLRLKLRRQGDREVCESTEQTAASLEHLGLVLVDESSMVDSSLLSVALQCAHPFKTRLVFVGDPAQLPPVGEADSPVFSMDRAITASLKQVVRHQGPVLQLASCLRDGRLPCELPPLMPPLRSELGQVGVLNRSAWLIQAQEGLRRAAACDNPDAARILCYTNRTLDALVPHARRAIHGEMADQMAVLPGEVLISRTAVMAPASRDGAETGEEPDLVLGSNREVVVEDVTPERCDLAEFGFAGETQMALAGFEAPVIETVTARVRSGELELSLRLQPPSGSAARQRLDGVLQGLRTQARDAGKRGGRPLWRRYFLIRDAFASLGPAAVLTVHRSQGSSFGEVFVADDVFWPQDLVLRRQLAYVAVSRAQEAVWIAGKSSSAAAVERWSRALKNESHP
- the folD gene encoding bifunctional methylenetetrahydrofolate dehydrogenase/methenyltetrahydrofolate cyclohydrolase FolD, producing the protein MALRLDGKQLAAKLEARLQQQIQTGLAAAGRSPGLAVLRVGDDPASAVYVRNKEKACARIGVESFGSHLPANASQQEVLTAIRALNADQRVDGILLQLPLPEGLDETPLLAEIDPDKDADGLHTLNLGRLLKGEQGPRSCTPAGVMVMLRDQGIDPAGKRAVVVGRSILVGQPMALMLQAANATVTVAHSRTQDLASITRQAEILVVAAGRPEMIGADHITPGCVVVDVGIHRRPEGGLCGDVRAEELEPVAAALSPVPGGVGPMTVTMLLVNTVVAWCRRHQVALDLSDLVV